TGATCGCGCGAGCGGACGCGGCGGCACAGGTTGCGTCGGCGGCAGCAAGAACTTGAAAGCGGTCGTCATCAAGCAGGAAAAGAATATTCCGCGCGCCCAGAATCAACCGCTGTGGCAAGAGGCGCACAAAAAGATGCTCGCGGAAATCATGGACGAACGCGTCGTGACCGCGCCGCGCAAAGGCGGCTTGTCGGTGTACGGCACGAACGTTTTGATGAACCTCACCAACCCCATCGGCGCGATGCCGACGCGCAATTCGCAGACGACGTACTTTGGCGGACACGAAAAGATCAGCGGCGAGTACGTCAAGCAGAACATTCTCGTCGAAGATCCAACGTGCCACGCGTGCCCGGTCGCGTGCAAGAAGGAAGTCGAAGTCAAGAGCGGACCGTACAAAGGTTTGCGGATGGAAAGCGTCGAGTACGAATCGGCATGGGCGTTCGGCGCGAATTGCGGCAACGACAACGTCGAGAGTGTCGCCAAGTTGATTGACCAGTGCAACGATTACGGCTTCGACACGATCGAAATGGGCAACGTGCTCTCGGCGTTTCAAGAAGCCACGCAGAACGGTTACATCCAGGGCGATGAAGTTCTCCAATTTGGCGATTGGGTCGCGATGGTCGAAACAGTTGACAAGGTTGCCCAGCGCCAAGGCATTGGCAATTTGTTGGCGGAAGGGACGCTGCGCGCGGCGGAACAATGGGGACATCCGGAAATCGCGATGGTGTGCAAAGGTCAAGCGATTCCGGCGTACGATCCGCGCGGCATCAAGGGCATGGGCATCGGATACGCGACGAGCAATCGCGGCGCGTGCCACCTGCGCGGTTACACACCCGCGGCGGAAGTCGTCGGCAACGTGCTGGGTCCCGCATCCGTCGCCGATCCGCTCGCGTGGAAGGGCAAGGGCGAGATGGCGGTGATCTTCCAAAACGTGCACGCCGTCACCGATTGTCTCGACGTATGCAAGTTCGGCACGTTC
This genomic window from Chloroflexota bacterium contains:
- a CDS encoding aldehyde ferredoxin oxidoreductase family protein, with the protein product MAVGGFANRIAHVDLTAGKVEFKPIPEEWARKYVGARGLGVKYVLENGPQVDPLSPDNILCFLNGPLTGTEANMSGRLAVVTKSPLTGTVTDSHHGGWSAARLRWAGLDGLVFKGKASKPVYAYIHDGQVEVLDAAPVWGKGVHDTVKFFQNKYGEKDLSVIAIGQGGEKLSRFACWINENDRASGRGGTGCVGGSKNLKAVVIKQEKNIPRAQNQPLWQEAHKKMLAEIMDERVVTAPRKGGLSVYGTNVLMNLTNPIGAMPTRNSQTTYFGGHEKISGEYVKQNILVEDPTCHACPVACKKEVEVKSGPYKGLRMESVEYESAWAFGANCGNDNVESVAKLIDQCNDYGFDTIEMGNVLSAFQEATQNGYIQGDEVLQFGDWVAMVETVDKVAQRQGIGNLLAEGTLRAAEQWGHPEIAMVCKGQAIPAYDPRGIKGMGIGYATSNRGACHLRGYTPAAEVVGNVLGPASVADPLAWKGKGEMAVIFQNVHAVTDCLDVCKFGTFAISLASYAAVYTAYTGIETTGDDLVKAGERVYNLERYYNNLAGLGAGSDQLPERFTKEPSTMKGSKGQVCELDLMLDEYYKARGWVNGVVPETKLKELGIL